aaccatatatattcatgtatgggacaatataacaaataaaatgaaatgtaggggaagtccctagggtcaccctacccccagtggcggatccagaaatattcataagtggggcccactgactgacctaagaggggcccgctccagtcatgcttcagtgattacctatataagcaaccaaattttttccccaaaagggggggggggcgggccccctgccccctaaatcctctgcctacccctacctgtttgagaacttgaaaaccgttgagatccctacccctaaattatatatattcatttgtatgggacaaaataacaaatcatttacatttactatgggcaagtcagtcagacctcatctttgatccctgttgtagtgaacatttgtctgattcgtgtctcataacttttgtactatagaacacacactcagttttctttccagggaaaccagtccattcatactattacatgttcatactacatcaaattgaacttctagcagtgaaataaaaccaaggttaactaccaagtagaacaactgcaatcattgggaacttgtaccactgcagattcaccataaaaaatatacattgatatatgcattgcttttgaaaccatgataacatataaattatttgccttaataaataaatcattagataaacatgaatgtactatatatgaatgtttaatgttgaggcaacattgccacagttttcataattacggttgccttggtttttggttaactgccttcagcgcttacagcgctttgatttttttttatagctgattCATCTACATCTAAATAGAAACACTGGCCAAGAAAAAGTTATCTGaaatcaaaatttttaataatacaaaatttttaattttttgacatatggtgcttttaaatgtttttgcgatgtttttattattgtgaaattttgtgACTGGGTTAAAATTGCAacaatttaaactcgcattttagTCTTTTAAATGACATgatcgcaataataaatacatgcaataatttcttaatttacaataaataaatagaGATTTTTTAGTGAGCAACATTGCATAAAAATACCCACATTTacttagatattttttttattcatgttttaaaaCATGGACTTGCACAAGTGTACTTGCATTTAATTAGGATACTGGTGAAGTATTGATGCCACAAGATTTAAAAAAGGCTCAGACATATGGTGGAAGGagaatttgttttgaaaatgatgAAGTGACTGAAATTAAACGCTTTGAAGAGCCAGGTCAGTCATTTTATTTATGTTCCTATCAAAACATTATTGTTTGACAGTTAAACTTATGTACAACCAACTGTTTTCTGAAATTTTTCTGAACTACAGTTTGCATTCAATGATAggtagttttaaaaacaaataatgctGGTTACACAAACTGGGTTTCATTATATAATCAATAAACATCCAgtaaaagttaaaattaaattacAGTATGGTTGAGAAAGCTGCCATTTCTCAATATTCAGCTAAACATTGACAATTATTTTACTTTGGAAAGAATGAAAAGAATTGTCTTATGTAGTAGAATGGACCAATCAAGAAAAACTGGATGATATTGCATTATGGGAAGTCATTAGTTTAGACATTTTGAGTGGTCTAGATGTCAACataccttatcgctatttgtccgccattactggatatcacacaggttcccgttaaattttgatgtcataaaacaaaatatctgatgccacaatggaaaagtgattgttgtatgacgtcaaaagttcTAGCGACCGGGTCAGCCTCGAATAGCGATAAGATGTATACTAGATACTGCTACGTTTACAACATAAATACccaggatttatttattttcctggaaaccaattttcatggatagaagaaaatttgcatttcatgaatatttgatttttgGGCTTTGCCAAGATCTGTAAACAAGCAAAtaggaaatttgtaattttttgaatatttaaatttagtcTACTTTTACCAAATATATGAAAATTAGTATCCCAAGAATtaaaatgaatccatagtaacaATGTTATAACTGGAATCTTGAAAATTCTATTATTGATATTGCTTTCCTGTTTGATCAAAGAAAGGATGATGACAGTATGTGTGAAAACTGATAAACAAATCATTTTCCAGAGCCTTAGTCTgtgatatattatttattcacaGTTGAGTTCTGCCAATGAAAGGTAAATAAAAAGCAAGAATCATTAATTCCTTGGCAACATGTAGAATTTCACTGATAATTTTGTTACTAAGACACTAAAATCTCAACGTCAAAGTTTTATAAatcatattatttataaatgtatattgaaAATCTATTGTAAGAGCCAGTTACATCTATATTATGATTTTACAGGGTTTTATTTGATGGGTTTTAAACCTAGAGCCAGTCTGAAGAAATATTACCATGTAAAACCAGGACAGTTTATATATCCAGATGAAAATGTAAGTGAAAAAGAAGTGTTAATGGTTTTGGTTCTGACAActctttatcatatattttcccTGAAAAACTTTCACCTATTCTTAAAAGTTCTTTTTGATATAACAAACAGGAAGACGacattatgtttctttttttgacATTCTGGTACTCGGTCAATTGAGAGAAATCAAAAGAAGTAAAACCAAACATATAATTGGTGCAGTTTAGGGGGAAAGTGAACTGTTTTCTGATGTACCGATTAAATGCTTGAATTTACAACTTCACAATGCTCTAACTTGACTGAGGCTGTCCTACCACACAGTAGGTAACCTGTCAAAAAATTATAAACCTTGAGTCTAAAGTCAGTGATATGCAAATAGTCTATTACTGTGGTGTGTAGATTAACACTTGTGTGTTCATAATATGAAAAGTTTCTCTTAGTTATGCCCATCGCTCAGTAACCTCAAGATAATGTATCTATAATATTTTACCAATTGTCTAGTCATTTGCTAGTAGAGTTCACTACTGTGGTTCTTAtctaaattttattgattgactTTGACATTTTAAGTCCATTTCTTTCTCCACAAATTTTTGTATGGTACAATAATTGCACTAGTCTTGTTTTAAAGATTtagatttaatttatattttttcactgCTAATAAAGCCATTCTctctcccccctttttttagaccGTCAGTGGAAGTACAACACTGTTTTCAGCCTTGTTGAAGAAATGCTTGGACAGAGGAGTGATGCCTATATGTAAATATATTCCTGGTAAAAATTTCCCACCAAGATTTGCTGCTTTAGTCCCACAGGTCAGTTCTTATTATCATCttattttatctttcttttaaaatgtttgagGACTATATTTGATTGCTTTGATGTGATAAACCTATcataaaatttttatttattgcaattttgaaaattatacttTGAATGCTTCAGATTTTTAAAGAGCAAGTTATTTATCTactttacagcttttacattaatgctagcaagacaaatctttgtttggcttgcttgctttgtttgtatcagtgattgctcaagcatggtaattaagataggcgggggcttcagcttgtatacatcatacttagattttattggacgttatgtctgaggttaaggacacttaattttaaaacatcacatgacaaatacacttttttcttgtatgaggctgagaaactggccttcaacattaattgacttaatattgtttttataacatatcaatctattagttcagtcagtTATTTCCATGTCTGTCCTTCGATTATGCAACtccagaaaatattttaaaaaatgggaaacaattgtattgaaaagagaaaatcgagtgcacctttttttatgttagggtgtgtttgagatgaatattttgtcttgaaaatgtacaaaacaagagtatttgatacatcatctcgcttcagactcTATCATtctatatagcaaagctacaggttgactttataacataaaaaaaatcacagtactaaaagatgaaatataggggtcaagTGAAGTACCTATCCAAtggatcacaaaatcagagtaggtgtgttcgaatagctattttactaaaagtgcttgatgacagtctttaagttggatctctgaaaaaaaaattgtcttccgtttctacgattgtgaaaatgaacagATAATTTCGACGAAGTAAAATCCCgtctgtattgtatatttacaggtaaggaaacatgtgagaatatgtgtcatgtgatgttttaaaatttagtgtccttaacctccaacataacgtccaataaaatttaagtatgatgcatacaagctgaagccccgcctatcttaattaccatgcttgagcaaacattgatacaaaaaaagcaagcaagccaaacaaagatttgtcttgctagcattaatgtaaaagctgtaaacaAGATAACAGTATTGTTGATCAATGAAATGGAAAACCTTAAcattgacaaacaaacaaaacatgaaaagaggagtgaaagataccagagggacgttcaaactcatatgttgaaaataaacagataatgccatggttaaaaaagataaaagactgatagtcaaacaatagtacataaaacacaacatcttaaactaaagactgagtaacacAACTCCCATtgaaaactgggggtgatctcaggtgctctggaagggtaagcagatcctgctccacatgtggcactggttgtgttgctcatgttattataaACTTGTTGATAAGGTTTATTTAataggtcacattcgggaaagtttcaaaactagatttttttcaagtttattaCAATAGACTCTTTTGATGATTACTTTAGTTACAATCAATTTACGGACATGTTTTCAGGAAGAAGAATTAGATGAGCATAAAGTGCAGATAACTCCACCAGGATTTCATGTCATAATTCTGCCTTTTGCTGATGATTTTAGGAAAGTTAAACTTGATGAAACAGTTAGAGGTAAGAAAAATTTGAACCttaaaaatgctttaaattaatctttattactaataagaattgaaaaaaaaatagttgtaaGGGTTTTCACTTTAGAACCCTATATCAGGTATAGCATATTGCATGGGTATATCCCTTTTATTTTGTtaagctttaaaaaaataacaatacttaAATGATTATGAGATTATAGATAAAAGTTTACTTTGGACATTCATTTTGGCTTAGTTTAGCTGTGTTGTCCACTTCAATTTAAGTAATTGGACCTTTCTGGGTTCAGCATAAAATAATTGGACCTTTGTGGGTTCAGCCTGAAATAATTGTGGCTTTTTGGGTTCAGTATTCATGTCATATTCAGAATTACAGACTGAAAAGACTATTTCGTTCTTTTTACTaacaattcatatttttttactgaCCAGGAACTTTAACATGATTTTGATCTGTGAACCAGATTCTATTACTGCTAATCAGAAaagaatataaacattttattccTTTTACTTTAATTTTCCAGCAAATACAGAACAGATAGACAAAGCAAAGGATATGATAAAAAAGTTAGCATTTACTTTCAACAGTGAAAGCTTTGAAAACCCAGTATTACAGAAATACTGGAGGAATATAGAAGCTTTGGCATTAGACAGGGATGAACCTGAAGAAATGGTGGATTATACAAGTAGTTATTCTTACATTTTATATTAAATCTCACACTTAGAAACTTAATAGCCttgtattttgtctttttgatCTTATTTATATTATCACAAAAAATAAGCAACATTGAAACGACTTATTATGCAATGGAACAGTCTGGGAATCTAATACAACAGTAATTATTATGTTAAGACTAACTAGTAATATATCAAATGAATGAAGTGAGAGAATATAAGAGATTTTGTAGTTTTGTTCTTTACAttaattatattttctattttctcaCTAAAGCCTTTTATTTGAAAGAACTGGGCACATTTTTACAGCTTCCACTAAGTCTAAGTGGCAAGGGCTTACAGTGTGCACTTGTGCATCCTTCCATCATTCTGAAAGCAAACAGTTGCTATATGTTTGTTAAGTTAGATGTGATTTTGTATGACTACATTTCATTGTGCTTAAAACTTTAGTTGGAATGACCTCCCATTGACAAAGAAAATGTCATGCAAGTTTTGCTTTTCTactctttttatgccccatttatgggcattatgttttctggtctgtgtgtccgttcgttcgtctgaatttcaatgccaaataagaaattttcccccattttcacggtccactgaacatagaaaatgattgtgcggATGGGGCACCCGTGTACTATGGATACATTCATGTTTTATAGTAACTTCAGATCAGGAGCTGATTTGTTAAACATTagttttaaatgacaaaattgcgtTACTTCTGGTTGAAAGACTTTTCACAAGAAGACTGCATGCTGATGCTTTCATGTCATGCCAAGACTTAGTTTTATATATAGAATATGAAAAGcaatgtaaattgttttattattggtAGTCCTCTGTATTAAAAGTAACTTTATTTCAGTGCCCAATGATGCAGGAATGACAAAAAGAGCAGGGAAGTTGATAGATGAATTTAAAGATCTGGTTTTTCCTGCTGGATATGAACCTGGAAAGAAAAGGGTATGTATCTTATATTAAagttaaaagtatttattttactGTGATCACATTCCTAGTTAATGTCAATGCAAGTTTAGACTGGCTCAGCCTTTCTACATTTGAATAGTGTAGTTTGTTATCAGAATAATTTATGGCAGTTAATAATAGAAAATATAAACTTGTAATTTACAAAATGAAGGATCAAGTAATAATACATGAATCCCATTTATAAATTTGACTCTTCTATGTTTGCCACATTTTGTGACAAGACATGGTAAAGAGAGCATATGATGCTctcttatatttgaaaatgctGATTTGAAATTTAGTTAAAAGTAGAAAATTACATTAAAGAGTAAAGAcctatatttaatattttacacATTTTCCTTGTctaatttttaaaggaaaaaacgCTGAAAAAGTAATAACGGTATGTTAGAATCCACAAAATGGACaactacatgtacaaatattataaaagtttaaattcattcaaatttaaatttcagGGGTTTTGCATTAACTTGACTTTTTCCTTCTGTAGaattgaaacattttatattttccaactggtccgagaccacaattgtcgtcccttgatttttgtTGTCCACAAatgtagtccctagtgtggagattgtgttacttgccaatttttttatATACCCCTTCCAAgtgtatttctccatgttttatgccccAAATAGTAAGTCAagggatgaaatgacactgtCAAAAAATTTGggtaatgaattttaaagtaaagtagtgatttggtccagttgaaaaaggttaaaaattagcacttcggaagctgtcaaaagatgtcaagacccccttaacataaaattgtccatattttgagttaaagccGAGGAAGTTTTCTAAATTTTGATatgatttgtcccaaaagtattatgacacactgtaaaaattttattgagaaagcgcaggtgggatttttttaatttgcatttattgtctaaaagaaatgcactacgaaataattgtagTCTCGCACCAACTAGGGAATTCCAAGTTAGtcttatttaatgaatggctgttatttattttgaatttattgaaccatcaaattaatttttgactcttcgcattgaataatccgcgaagcggattatgttaaatgtgaagagtcaaaaattaatttgatggttcaataaattcaaaaaaaattattgccattcattataaataaatttctatcaaaagttaggctcaaagatatatattaatacgaataacaacgtacacagatgtttgcaTATGgatacacaacgttagagtgggcgtaTCTTCAtgaaaattgataacattgaaaataaagctaattcttttaaccaatcagaagacagtaaatacaccaaatttatttataaaaagataaaaaattattTCCTTACAGCTTTACATTGTATGACCAATTATGTCCAGTTTTTTTCCAATTGAAGGTTAATGTAATGCAGGGGTTTACAATTTGAACCAAATAAACATTCTTTACTTTTCTATCATCAATAATCTCTTATATCATAGTAATTTCTATAGAGTTTTGATGCATGGTGGGAAGAACTGCTATCTCATGTGTTTAAAAAGCTAGGTTTTCTATTAATTCCTATAAATCAGCACCTTGACCCCCATTTTTTGCCCCACCTATAATAGAAGAGGGCAGTATGTTTTCTaatctgtgcgtctgttcgtctgtccttCTGTCTGTTTGTCCcacttcagtttaaagtttttggttagggtagtttttgatgaacgACTTGaaaattagtatacatgttccctatgatatgatcttgctaattttaatgccaaattagagttttgacccaaatttcacggtccactaaacatacaaaataatagTACGAgtagggcatctgtgtactatggacacattcttgttttcttttgcaatcaaCTATGATTCAAGAATGTTGTATTTAAGGGGGTACCAAATACTTTGACTGAAATAGATTTGGCAATTGacatgtttaatttttataaaactttgagaAAACATTTAGTTGACTTgctaagaaaaaaataaaaactttaagaAATTATAATTACACAATTGACAGGAATAAtgtcattggatatatagcagtttgacaaacacttattttgatcagtGAGAAGCTTGATTTCTCATTGCGTATAGAATGTGATTGAAATGTTCACCTGATTAAAGAGTAATCTCCCTTATGTGTTCTGTTCCTTATTCAATTGGATGCAAAAATAATGGCTGTGGACTATTTCTAATGTGAAGCATTCATTTTTTATAGGATTGCAAaaattgcggtcgtatattggtatgacgttttggtcctaacagtttaggaattaggggcaaaaaagtgcccaaataagcattttttttggttttcaagcAATAACCTtagaataagtaaatagaaatcaaatagaaatctatgaaatttaaactaaaggtttataaacacaaaaggaaggttgggattaattttgggagttttggtccgaacagtttaggaataaggggccaaaaaggggccaaaggggccaaaattaaactttatttgatttcatcaaaaattgaattcttggggttgtttgatatgctgaatctaaccatgtatttagattttggatattggaccataataggtaaaatgtccaatttaaaatttttaagtttttaagtttaagttcttagaccacattcattctgtgtcagaaacctatgttgtgtcaactatttaatcacaatccaaattcagagctgtatcaagcttgaatgttgtgtccatacttgccccaagtgttcagggttcaaactctgcggtcgtataaagctgcaccctgtggagaATCTGGTTTTAAATTTGAGAACAGTTTCTCATAACTATTTATCCCATTTTCCACAAGCTTTGGGAAGTCAGAATGGAGAAGTAAAAACTAAAATACCAGTTAGTTATACAGCAATACAATTTTCCAGGATGAGGAATATAAACATAATGCAGCTCAATAATAATACTGCTATCATTTTGTAGAAAGCAGGAGCTGCTGCAGACCCTGCTGCTAAGAAAGCTAAGACTGATGGGGCATTGGCTATGTTGGATGCTAAAACAGAGGCTGAAAATGGAAGGGTAATGATatataatttcatattatttatcaATGTAACTTCTTCTGGTATTTATTATTTCTCTGCTTTTGATACACTGTAATCAACAatttgatatgtgtgtaccttaattgataaatacaaaatatagcaaattACTTTTTCATTTACCAGTTCCTGTAAAATCAGATATTTTTGCGATTTTGACATAAGGAATTAAAATTTGAGATCAGAACAAGCTGTATACAGATTTAAAGTTATTATTGCGATACTTACCAAGTCAGACTATTTGCATTAATCATAGCCTtgcaataaattctgaatttacagttatttGACTAAAAACGTATATTTgtctaaaacttttaaaataaaatgagattttgatattttcattggCCACTGCCCATTCATCCCTGGTTATATATGTATAGACGCCTTCAGGTACAATTGACACCATGTTGTTGGTCTTAATTTTTAAACTGCAAACTGCATTCATTCGAGATGATATTTGTTATTTAGCGAATCAAAAATCTTTCCACAAAACCAGTACTGTCCTACCTTTTGTTGTGATTATATGTATAAttctgaccttcacattttccaagaTGATTTTCATTGTAAATCCGCCATCATGGTTTCTATGAGGATACTTTATTTTCATAACATTCGTAACTCTCCGGTAAAATCCATGTCATTGATGTAAAACACTTTCCCATGCTTTTTGCATGTaaacaataaaaatgataaaaagatcCCAGTGACCCGAGAAAATATACTGAATGTGAAACTCCAAGGCAACATTTCCagtaataacaatgtcggattccaccatTGAAAATAATCTTGGacaatgtgaaggtcaggattatacagtgcaaaaacaattaaaggtaggacagtagtagTTTATGGAAAGATTTTGATTCTACTAATTGAAAAACATCATCTTGAGTGAGCGCGGCtggtaatttaaaaaattttgactAAAAACACGGAGCCAATTTTACATGACAGCGGCAACAGttgattttgtaaattattgACTGTCTAAATGAAAATTTCTTCTTGCTAAtcactttattttatatttgtagttGGGCAAGCTGACAGTAGCTTTGTTGCAGGAAGTATGCAAGAAACAAGGAATCACTCCAGCAAGTAAAAAGAAGGCTGATCTTATTGAAGCAATTAATGATCATTTTGGTGTTTGATACGTCAAAGGGAAGAAACTCTTTTGTATGGCAGCGTTATTAATGTGACCAAATCTTTTAATCTTGGACATTAAATTGAACTTTGTACTTTTAATAGACAAATCATCTGACATTAGGAAGCAGAAACTCTTTTCAAAGTTTATTACTGATTGAAAGTTTTCATTGAGATATTTGTCAAATAGATTATGAAAATTTATGTTAATATGTAAAATTTCAGCTGTAATTGCTTTCTATTAGATTATGTATTGAGGCTATTTTTGTAAGAAATAGAGAGGCAAGATACTGTAACAGTATGCTTAAATTTTGTTAAGTATTGTGAATGATTAGTAAACATAAATATTTgtagtttgttgttatttgaTAAAGTATGGGTGGGTAGGATGGCAGGCTGCTGCCAATCAAGTGTTCATGCATTTACTTATGAACTGTTTAAccaaagctttttaaattttaatatgttgttactgatgacaaaatggaggttacctttgatattgatgattttcactttcactgttcaggagttatggttcttgaaagagtaaaaaatggtgtttccagttgtgtccaGGCTGTATATAACTCAGAAACCATTAAACCACAGatttctaaatttcaatttgttgttactgatgacaaaatggaggttaaGTTCAATATTGATGAgggacttttaccgttcaggaatTCTGGCTTTGAGATATTGAAAAATACCTGgatacaaataaatattcaaata
Above is a window of Mytilus galloprovincialis chromosome 7, xbMytGall1.hap1.1, whole genome shotgun sequence DNA encoding:
- the LOC143082616 gene encoding X-ray repair cross-complementing protein 5-like: MADFGFARFGEDEENEEEEGQGYASTTKDGLIFLVDCSKSMFDSEDEDQESHFQLCIKCAKTTLQNKIISSDKDLIGVVFFGTDKAKNTSDFKHIYIYQELDQPGAPRILELEDMLENGYKKFGKDFGHSTAFSLHEALWTCQNMFSNSTQKVGSKRILLFTNNDNPHAGSPQLQRQARTKASDLNETGIDLELMHLIQEGETFDVTKFYKDLLYSADDEITELPDPAEKLEELMSRVRTKDHKKRALRRIPFSLGKGLNLGVGVYTLVRSCPKPYGVKLSRNTNEELKTHTKSYLEDTGEVLMPQDLKKAQTYGGRRICFENDEVTEIKRFEEPGFYLMGFKPRASLKKYYHVKPGQFIYPDENTVSGSTTLFSALLKKCLDRGVMPICKYIPGKNFPPRFAALVPQEEELDEHKVQITPPGFHVIILPFADDFRKVKLDETVRANTEQIDKAKDMIKKLAFTFNSESFENPVLQKYWRNIEALALDRDEPEEMVDYTMPNDAGMTKRAGKLIDEFKDLVFPAGYEPGKKRKAGAAADPAAKKAKTDGALAMLDAKTEAENGRLGKLTVALLQEVCKKQGITPASKKKADLIEAINDHFGV